One Halomonas sp. M4R1S46 genomic window carries:
- a CDS encoding dienelactone hydrolase family protein codes for MRHLFPLACLAAGLMAGAAGVQAQTEPSPGDEQVTTQSGPRVVGEVFEYATGGTTYEGYLARNASIDQPQPAVLVVHEWWGLDSYVRTRADQLAALGFVALAVDMYGDGRLAAHPAEAQEFSSRVMQDWPAARARLEAAMARLGEHPAVADGGMAAIGYCFGGSVVMNMALSGMPLEAAISFHGVPTVAVKMPQAFEGSVRIHNGAEDGFVARDDLVAMAQALKAQGADVEVTNYPLARHGFTNPEADAFAAQHDLPLAYDAAADAASWQAALLTLDAALNDND; via the coding sequence ATGCGACACCTATTCCCCCTGGCCTGCCTGGCCGCTGGCCTGATGGCGGGCGCGGCCGGCGTCCAGGCACAGACCGAGCCCTCGCCCGGCGACGAGCAGGTCACTACCCAGTCGGGGCCACGCGTGGTCGGTGAGGTCTTCGAGTATGCCACCGGCGGCACCACCTATGAGGGCTACCTGGCGCGCAATGCCAGCATCGACCAGCCGCAACCGGCGGTGCTGGTGGTGCACGAATGGTGGGGGCTGGACAGCTATGTCCGCACCCGCGCCGATCAGCTGGCGGCGCTGGGCTTCGTGGCCCTGGCGGTAGACATGTACGGCGACGGCCGGCTGGCCGCCCATCCCGCCGAGGCCCAGGAGTTCTCCAGCCGGGTGATGCAGGACTGGCCGGCGGCCCGCGCCAGGCTCGAGGCGGCGATGGCCAGGCTGGGCGAGCACCCGGCGGTGGCCGATGGCGGCATGGCGGCGATCGGCTACTGTTTCGGCGGCAGCGTGGTGATGAACATGGCGCTGTCCGGCATGCCCCTCGAGGCCGCCATCAGCTTTCACGGGGTCCCGACGGTGGCGGTGAAGATGCCCCAGGCCTTCGAGGGCAGCGTGCGCATCCACAACGGCGCCGAGGACGGCTTCGTCGCCCGCGACGACCTGGTGGCGATGGCCCAGGCCCTCAAGGCCCAGGGTGCCGACGTCGAGGTGACGAACTACCCCCTGGCCAGGCACGGCTTCACGAACCCCGAGGCCGATGCGTTCGCCGCGCAGCACGACCTGCCGCTGGCCTATGATGCCGCCGCCGATGCCGCCTCCTGGCAGGCGGCGCTGCTGACCCTGGACGCCGCCCTCAACGACAACGACTGA
- a CDS encoding GFA family protein, giving the protein MHDAMTLRGSCLCGAVTLAVEAARQNIGACHCRMCRTWGGGPLLALESVSRVEIEGENSVSVFASSDWAERAFCRHCGTHLFYRLRTGEHYAVPAGLVDDGEAWTFDTQIFIDEKPPWYHFANATRDLTGREVFEAFEARKD; this is encoded by the coding sequence ATGCACGATGCCATGACCCTGCGCGGCAGCTGCCTGTGTGGCGCCGTGACCCTGGCGGTGGAGGCCGCCCGGCAGAACATCGGCGCCTGCCACTGCCGGATGTGTCGCACCTGGGGCGGCGGCCCGCTGCTGGCCCTGGAATCGGTCTCCCGCGTCGAGATCGAGGGCGAGAACAGCGTGAGCGTGTTCGCCTCCTCGGACTGGGCCGAACGCGCCTTCTGCCGCCACTGCGGCACCCACCTCTTCTATCGCCTGAGAACCGGCGAGCACTATGCCGTGCCGGCGGGGCTGGTCGATGACGGGGAAGCCTGGACCTTCGATACCCAGATCTTCATCGACGAGAAGCCGCCCTGGTACCACTTCGCCAACGCCACCCGCGACCTGACCGGACGCGAGGTCTTCGAGGCGTTCGAGGCGCGCAAGGACTGA
- a CDS encoding peroxiredoxin gives MTIAIGDRLPDITIKTNGPEGPKDLSTGDFFAGRRVVLFAVPGAFTPGCSNTHMPGFVVRADDILDAGADAIGCLAVNDAFVMDAWQKDQNAGRFTMLADGNAEFTRALGLEMDASAGGMGTRSKRFALIADDVVVEYLGVDTQKGVIEASSADTVLARLKD, from the coding sequence ATGACGATCGCCATCGGTGACCGCCTTCCCGACATCACCATCAAGACCAACGGTCCCGAGGGACCGAAGGATCTTTCCACCGGCGACTTCTTCGCCGGCCGCCGGGTGGTGCTGTTCGCCGTCCCCGGCGCCTTCACCCCGGGCTGTTCCAACACCCACATGCCGGGCTTCGTGGTCCGCGCCGACGATATCCTCGACGCCGGTGCCGATGCCATCGGTTGCCTGGCAGTGAACGACGCCTTCGTGATGGACGCCTGGCAGAAGGACCAGAACGCCGGGCGCTTCACCATGCTGGCCGACGGCAACGCCGAGTTCACCCGGGCCCTGGGCCTGGAGATGGATGCCAGTGCCGGCGGCATGGGCACCCGCAGCAAGCGCTTCGCGCTGATTGCCGACGATGTCGTGGTCGAGTACCTCGGCGTCGACACCCAGAAGGGGGTGATCGAGGCCAGCAGCGCCGACACCGTCCTCGCCCGGCTCAAGGACTGA
- a CDS encoding nitrate reductase has translation MHQARTTCPYCGVGCGVLADIDGDRMVGVEGDATHPANFGRLCVKGSALAETLGAQGRLTRPRVDGVEVDWNTALDAVAERLQATREAAGDPAVAGYLSGQLLTEDYYVANKLFKGFLGTPHLDTNSRLCMASAVAAYKRSLGADAVPCSYEDLEEAELVVLVGSNLAWNHPVLYQRLRTAKTRNPLMRVVVIDPRVTDSCEIADLYLGLRPGSDARLFNGLLAWMAAKGKLDRVYLEQHTTGLDAALAAAREDDGSVEAIAADCDVDPERLETFFYWFASQLHVVTLYSQGINQSSSGTDKCHAIINCHLAGGKLGLPGAGPFSITGQPNAMGGREVGGLANQLAAHMDYDSPGALDRVRRFWATDTLEPSLPEGPGHKAVALFEAIERGEIQALWIMATNPVVSLPDADRVRAALARCPLVIVSECMADTDLLPYADIVLPATSWSEKDGTVTNSERRISRQRGLLPPPGEARHDWWIIGEVARRLGYGEAFAYAHPGEIFAEHARLSGFENAPDHPGHRARMFDISALAELDREGYDALAPIQWPVTAAAPHGTARLFEEGRFATADGRARLFPVRPRGPIQALDATHSLRLNTGRVRDQWHTMTRTGRAARLMNHRAEPFIEIAPEDAQALGLGDQQLARLTSATGEYRGRVRLSRGQRRGEVFVPIHWTDRFSARALAGSLLAAHVDPLSGQPEAKHGAVAVTPLATACEATLVVAGDLEVAGTVRQSADYWTRIPLAHADRWQLAWGEGETGLGRLTEILPVPASLWCDDPATGRWRAAGLEDGRLRWWLMVGPPAELPGLAWLDARFAEAAEGLPLGDGRRRRLLAGCDDGAAANGPLVCSCHQVGQAAIVAAIRAGDASVEALGARLACGTQCGSCIPELKSLIEEEGAHARSEQKPEAVQVV, from the coding sequence ATGCATCAGGCGCGAACCACTTGCCCCTACTGCGGTGTCGGCTGCGGCGTGCTGGCCGACATCGACGGCGACCGCATGGTCGGCGTCGAGGGCGACGCCACGCATCCGGCCAACTTCGGCCGCCTGTGCGTCAAGGGCTCGGCGCTCGCCGAGACCCTGGGCGCGCAGGGGCGTCTGACGCGCCCCCGGGTCGACGGTGTCGAGGTCGACTGGAACACCGCGCTCGACGCCGTGGCCGAACGGCTCCAGGCGACCCGCGAGGCTGCCGGCGACCCGGCGGTGGCCGGCTACCTGTCCGGGCAGCTGCTCACCGAGGACTATTACGTCGCCAACAAGCTGTTCAAGGGCTTTCTCGGTACGCCGCACCTGGATACCAACTCGCGGCTGTGCATGGCCTCGGCCGTGGCCGCCTACAAGCGTTCGCTGGGCGCCGACGCCGTGCCCTGCAGCTACGAGGACCTGGAGGAGGCCGAGCTGGTGGTGCTGGTGGGCTCCAACCTGGCCTGGAACCATCCGGTGCTCTACCAGCGCCTGCGCACCGCCAAGACCCGCAACCCGCTGATGCGGGTGGTGGTGATCGACCCGCGGGTCACCGACAGCTGCGAGATCGCCGACCTCTACCTGGGGCTCAGGCCCGGCAGCGACGCCCGCCTGTTCAACGGCCTGCTGGCCTGGATGGCCGCCAAGGGCAAGCTCGACCGGGTCTACCTGGAACAGCACACCACCGGGCTGGATGCGGCGCTGGCCGCGGCCCGCGAGGACGACGGCTCCGTTGAGGCCATCGCCGCCGACTGCGATGTCGACCCGGAACGCCTGGAGACCTTCTTCTACTGGTTTGCCAGCCAGCTGCACGTGGTGACCCTCTACTCCCAGGGCATCAACCAGTCGTCCAGCGGCACCGACAAGTGCCACGCCATCATCAACTGCCACCTGGCCGGCGGCAAGCTCGGCCTGCCCGGTGCCGGTCCCTTCTCCATCACCGGCCAGCCCAACGCCATGGGGGGCCGCGAGGTGGGCGGTCTGGCCAACCAACTGGCCGCCCACATGGACTATGACAGTCCCGGCGCCCTCGATCGGGTGCGCCGCTTCTGGGCCACCGACACGCTGGAGCCGAGCCTGCCCGAGGGACCCGGTCACAAGGCGGTGGCGCTGTTCGAGGCCATCGAACGCGGCGAGATCCAGGCCCTGTGGATCATGGCCACCAACCCCGTGGTCAGCCTGCCCGATGCCGACCGGGTACGGGCGGCCCTGGCCAGATGCCCGCTGGTGATCGTCTCCGAGTGCATGGCCGACACCGACCTGCTGCCCTATGCCGATATCGTGCTGCCGGCCACGTCCTGGTCCGAGAAGGACGGTACCGTGACCAACTCCGAGCGGCGCATCTCCCGCCAGCGGGGGCTGCTGCCCCCGCCCGGGGAGGCGCGTCACGACTGGTGGATCATCGGCGAGGTCGCGCGGCGGCTGGGCTATGGCGAGGCCTTCGCCTATGCCCATCCCGGCGAGATCTTCGCCGAGCACGCCCGGCTCTCCGGCTTCGAGAACGCGCCCGACCACCCGGGCCATCGTGCCCGGATGTTCGATATCTCGGCGCTGGCCGAGCTGGATCGCGAGGGCTACGACGCCCTGGCGCCGATCCAGTGGCCGGTGACCGCCGCCGCCCCCCATGGCACCGCCCGGCTGTTCGAGGAGGGTCGCTTCGCCACCGCCGACGGGCGCGCCAGGCTCTTTCCGGTGCGCCCTCGGGGGCCCATCCAGGCGCTCGACGCGACCCATTCGCTGCGGCTCAACACCGGGCGCGTGCGCGACCAGTGGCACACCATGACCCGCACCGGCCGCGCGGCCCGGCTGATGAACCACCGGGCCGAACCCTTCATCGAGATCGCCCCGGAGGATGCCCAGGCGCTCGGGCTCGGCGACCAGCAACTGGCGCGCCTGACCAGCGCCACCGGCGAGTACCGTGGTCGGGTCAGGCTGTCGCGCGGCCAGCGACGCGGCGAGGTGTTCGTGCCCATCCACTGGACCGATCGCTTCTCGGCCCGGGCCCTGGCCGGCAGCCTGCTCGCGGCCCATGTCGATCCGCTCTCCGGCCAGCCCGAGGCCAAGCACGGCGCCGTGGCGGTGACGCCGCTGGCCACGGCCTGCGAGGCCACCCTGGTGGTCGCGGGGGATCTCGAGGTCGCCGGGACCGTGCGGCAGAGCGCCGACTACTGGACGCGGATCCCGCTGGCCCATGCCGACCGCTGGCAGCTGGCCTGGGGCGAGGGCGAGACGGGCCTGGGACGCCTCACCGAGATCCTGCCGGTGCCGGCCTCGCTGTGGTGTGACGATCCCGCCACCGGCCGCTGGCGGGCGGCCGGCCTCGAGGACGGCCGCTTGCGCTGGTGGCTGATGGTGGGGCCGCCCGCCGAGCTGCCGGGCCTGGCCTGGCTCGACGCACGCTTCGCCGAGGCGGCCGAGGGCCTACCCCTGGGGGACGGGCGTCGCCGTCGGCTGCTGGCCGGCTGCGATGACGGTGCCGCCGCCAACGGCCCGCTGGTCTGCAGCTGCCACCAAGTGGGCCAGGCCGCCATCGTCGCCGCCATCCGCGCGGGCGATGCCAGCGTCGAGGCGCTGGGCGCGCGACTCGCCTGCGGCACCCAGTGCGGCAGCTGTATCCCCGAACTGAAATCCCTGATCGAAGAGGAGGGGGCCCATGCGCGCTCCGAGCAGAAGCCTGAAGCCGTCCAAGTGGTCTGA
- the cobA gene encoding uroporphyrinogen-III C-methyltransferase has protein sequence MRAPSRSLKPSKWSDVVGRVAGALVRLGRDASRWRAAPWVPRGAPEVPGLSRQGGCRPGSVYLVGAGSGDVELLTLKAARLLQQADAVVYDRLVGDEVLSLVPAGRERYYVGKARGHHSVPQAEIGTLLVDLARQGKAVVRLKGGDPGVFGRMGEELAALAEAGVPAHIVPGITAASAACAGMGIPLTDRGHAQQLRFVTAQLCREGGAPDWAALARRDETVVFYMGLAKVAAICAGLRGAGLPDDWPIMLVANASLSDQAALTGTLADMPDKLAAHPLPSPCLIVVGSVVSKVETSPAAMAPSEARQP, from the coding sequence ATGCGCGCTCCGAGCAGAAGCCTGAAGCCGTCCAAGTGGTCTGACGTCGTGGGGCGCGTCGCCGGCGCGCTGGTGCGGCTGGGCCGGGACGCCTCGCGGTGGCGGGCCGCCCCGTGGGTACCGCGAGGCGCACCCGAGGTCCCGGGACTCTCCCGGCAGGGGGGCTGCCGCCCGGGCAGCGTCTACCTGGTCGGCGCCGGCAGCGGCGATGTCGAGCTGCTGACCCTCAAGGCGGCCCGGCTGCTGCAGCAGGCCGACGCGGTGGTCTACGACCGCCTGGTGGGCGATGAGGTGCTGTCCCTGGTGCCCGCCGGTCGCGAACGCTATTACGTGGGCAAGGCGCGGGGCCATCACAGCGTGCCCCAGGCCGAGATCGGCACGCTGCTGGTCGACCTGGCACGGCAGGGCAAGGCGGTGGTGCGCCTCAAGGGCGGTGACCCGGGGGTGTTCGGGCGCATGGGCGAGGAGCTCGCCGCGCTGGCCGAGGCCGGCGTGCCGGCGCACATCGTGCCCGGCATCACTGCCGCCTCGGCGGCCTGCGCCGGCATGGGCATCCCGCTGACCGACCGTGGCCACGCCCAGCAGCTGCGCTTTGTCACCGCCCAGTTGTGCCGTGAGGGCGGCGCCCCGGACTGGGCCGCGCTCGCCCGCCGCGACGAGACCGTGGTGTTCTACATGGGCCTGGCCAAGGTCGCGGCCATCTGCGCCGGCCTGCGCGGTGCCGGGTTGCCCGACGACTGGCCGATCATGCTGGTGGCCAACGCCAGCCTGTCCGACCAGGCGGCGCTCACCGGCACCCTGGCCGACATGCCGGACAAGCTCGCCGCCCACCCGCTGCCGTCGCCCTGCCTGATCGTGGTGGGCAGCGTGGTGAGTAAGGTCGAGACCAGCCCGGCGGCCATGGCGCCGTCAGAGGCCCGTCAACCCTGA